acaaaaataacaccatggtagttctactgaaaacatcaCCAGTTCAGGTTggttttattcaaatcatgcaaattagagtccaaaacaagaggaaaagcgttaggaaaagtagatatgacggagacgtatcaactaacaGGCTCAGGCTATCAGAAACGTGTTCTAATCACCGCTGGCACACCTATTAACGGACGTTTGGGTCACGCCGTCTCCCCGTCTGACACGGCCCTAACTACCGGGCCCGGAGATTGGTGTGATACTCAAGATACATATGCAATGGTGTAGGACGACGCGGCCCCGAAGACTTCTGCTTCCAGCCGCTCCATCAGCAGCGACCTTCCTATGATCCTATCTTGTGTAGTCCCCACACAAAACATAACAGAGTTGCTCGACTCATTATGTGCATTTAGAAACCAAACGGAACCGAGAAGACCCGAACTAAGCCTATATTTTGGTTTATATGGTTTTTGATTTTTGGTATGGTATAGGATTTAAAAAACATTTGGAAGTCGTTTTTTAAATGGTTTTTACCAAATAAACCGAATATAGTTTATGCCCAGTCCAGTAAGAGCACTTCTAGTCTAGTTCTTGATCTTTTCTATAGCCCAACGCGACAACTAATCCTTGTACCGAAACCGGAAAGAAAGTGAAGAAGCATGCAACCTCAAGAGCAACAATATGACTATACTACACCAGGCTTCCCAATGATCTACACCGCGCTTCATGCAACTATTTTGTAACTGTATTTGTGTCACACTAAGGATATGGAGTTCTGTACACACGACATTTGTGTCACTTTTCGGTGAATACAAAATATTGTATGGCGTGAACGAATCAACACCACAACCAGCATCTAGTGATTGTGCTAGTGAGAGTTCAACACCACGATCAGATTTCATGCTTATGCGGGCTTTATACAACAATATCATGAAACTAACTACTGGTgatggtagtcgtagaactaaaatAGACAAGTACTTAGCTGAAGATGTAGAAGAAAATAGTCCTGGATTCAAGGTTCTCAATTGGTGGAAATGCAACTGATTATGCTTTCCTATTCTTTCAAGCATGGCTCACGACATGTTAGCAATTCCTATTTCAACCGTTGCTTCCGAATATGCTTTTAGCACTAGTGGGTGTATTCTTGATGCCTTTCGAAGCTCTTTGACTCCGATGACACTCCAAGCCTTGATTTGTACACAAGATTGTCTGCGTCATAAGTGTATCAACATTGAGGCCAATCTGGAGGAGTTGTCTAAACTAGAAGAAGGTACTATTTATAGACACATAAGCCATGAAGCACAACTTGCTATTACTGAGTACAAAGTACTGACCATTATATTGTTTTTCATGCAAGAGTTTTAGATCTCCAAGCCTGAACGAGGATCTCTTTATCGTTGACTGATGCGTCCTTGAAGCAACAAAGCTATTTTATTTTGGGTAATTAGGCTGATGGGAATCGTTGAAGGTTGAAACTACTTTTGGTAATTAGGCGGCTGACATGGTAGTCGTTGAAGCCTGAAGCAATGTTGGTGAATATTTTGGTAAATAGTTGCCCCAGGGCAACACTACACAACCTGAAAAACTACGGTTATGCACATGTTCTGTACCGAACTAGTGACTAATGTGTAAATTTGTTAGATATGCTTGTGTACTAATTATGAAATGCTAAGTTGCATTAGGCTTGTTTTGTTTCATGCGTGGTGGGATGATGGCCCTGGTGGATGAATGTTCACGCTGTGTACTAAGTTTGGGCATATACAACCTTTCTTGGTTGTCTCGTATATGTGAATCTGTGATGGCCCTGCTCCTGATGGCTGAATGCTGAATTGTTGATGCTATTTACTCTCAAGTTTGAACATGTACACAATATTTAGTCACGGAAATATGTAACCAGAACTAAATAGTTGTTGCGTTGTTTTCATATTCACGTTAACTTTGGTTATTTTGGCATGTACCGAAACTATACTGAAATATTTAAATTTTGATATATACCGAAGCCGAACTGTATTTACCGAAATATCAATACCGTGTAAAACCGAGAAACCGTGTTTACCGAACCACGTACACCAAATAAACCGAACACACAGAGTTATGCTGGACGGCACAACACAAAGCGTACACTTTCACCGGCGCAAGTCTCGTCCCTCTCGGTgacgagtatttaaccaaaaacgaccacaattcacggaaccgtgacgaaaaactaccactttacgattttgtcccGAAAACTACCACTTTCTCGCTAATctgtgactaaaaactaccatgtcGGGAAAGTGCTCGATTCGCCTCTTCTAAACGCATTTCTGACAggatggacccacctgtcagcatcaatcttcttcttcctcctcctcctcctctctctggcATTTCCTCGAACACCACGCGTGCACTCCGGTGACCCTCTCGCCCGCACTTCGCCGCGTCCACGACCACCTCGTGCAGCTCCCCGTCACCGTCGTCAGCGCCCGCTGCTTCCCCTCTACTCCATGGCCGCGCGCCGGAGCTCGTGCTCCGAGCCGCACCCGCACGCGCGCGCCCGCGGCGCTCGTGACCGCCCCTCGCCATGCGCACCGTGGTCGCCGTCCCCGTACCACGCTCGCTCGCCAACACCTGCCCGCACACACCTGCTACGCCCGCGACCGCGCCCCCGCCTCCGGCCGCCCGGGCTCCTCGCACCTGCCGCCGCTGCCCTTCACCGATGGAGTCGCTCGCCGCGGCAGCCGCGGGTCAGCGCTGGAGCCGCTCGCCGCGGGTCAGCGCTGGAGTCGCCACGGGTCGTCGGCGGCCACGCGCTGCTTCAGCTTGTCGATGCAGCCGCGGGTCAGCGTGAACGACCGGATGACCAGCTTGGGCGGTGGCACCGGCGCCGGTGGCAGAGGAGGAGGTCCGTCGGCCGCCAGCTGGCGCATTTCGTCGAGCGTCCTGGCGGCAAGCCCTCGGGGTCCGCGATGACAGCACGGTCCAGGAACGGCGGGGGCAGCAGCGCGGCGCTGGCGGCCACGCGGCAGTGGCCGGCCCCAGTAGCTTGGTGGGCACGACGACGGCGAGGTGGGAGCGGGCGCGCGCGTGCGGGTGCGGCTCCGGCGCGAAGGATGGCCAGGGCGGCACCTGGTTCGTGGGCCCAAGCGGTCAGATTTGTGCTTAGCACGGGCCAAGCGAGCGATTTCgcgacttggtagttttttgccacggattAGGAAAAAAGTTATAGTTTTCgggacaaaatcgtaaagtggtagtttttcgtcacgtttccgtgaattgtggtagtttttggttaaatactcctcGGTGACAGACAAGTTAACGGCCACTCGTTGTACATGCACGCACGCGTCATCATCAAGCTAACATTTGCAACCGGTGGACGTGCTGTAATCATATGATGCGCTGATACGGATGGCAAGCTGTTTGCTCCGTGACAAATGCATCTTTTTAGGTGCTATAAAAAGAGATGGGACGGTGTAATACATACAAGGTGGAAAGTGATGTCAAATTGGGTGGGGTAGTCAACTTTCGGGTCACGTTATAGCCGGTGCAGCAAGTGGAAGAATTACACTTTCATGGTTAAATTATACCGCTGGATGTTCATGTTAACTCCAATTCCATGAATCAATGGAGTGAAACCAATCCATGAAACAATCCATGGCCTGAGTCGATGGCACACCTGTATCTGCAGCCCTGCCAAGAACACATGACCCATCCTCTTGTTTGTGCACGCTCATGTTCGATCTTGTCTCGGGTGTGAGCTGCAGCTTAGGATTCATCAAGGTTGAATGTTTAAGATCGACCTCCATGAACCAAGTTCTTGAGTTTGCGTGTGTTATGCGGGTCACCCAGCAAGGATCACCATGAGCCGAGACCATGCAACTATATTATCTGATAGTACCAATCAGTGTGGTACAAAATAAATTAGTAAATAATTTGCATCCCCTCATCTTCTCGGCAGACTTCAATTGCACCTTGGAAACTTGATGGATTCATATATGCTGTGATGTTGCTGTGATCAGCTCGATCGATCCATCATCGTGTATGGCCGAGAGCACTATACACCAAACCCACTCTGATCTCTTCCTGGACAGAATTCTTGATCCAAACAGCACACAGAACTTTCAAAATTTCCAATCCAGTTCGTCGTTCCAGCAAATACTACATACAAATTGGGCCGCACATCGAGAAGTTATGTAAAATTATGAACTAATTTGATCTCACAGTCACGAGTAGCACAAAAGCCAGCTTGTATGATCACCCGGTAGACTTTCCCCAACCACAAGAACAAACACTGATCACTCCAGTGCAAATTATTCCGGACTCAAGTGCGACATCGCAAATGCAGTAGCTGGGAAGCCTTCCTCGTGTCCACGCCTGCAGGAGTACGGTGGTTCTCCGGCGAGCCGGCCGGCCACATCGCCGGTGCAGGAGCCAAAGCTGGGTTGAACTCACACACCACCAGCAAAGGTTGCCACAAAAGTTGTGCAACTTGCGTGACGTTCCCGGTATGTACGTGTTGCTACGTTATCCTGCTACAACACCACGCCGGAAAATCCCATCGTTCGCCGGTGCACCCCGTGCCGGCGGCCGGAAATCTCCACCAAACTCACACCAAGGCACCATCCTGACCAGTCCCTGATCACCGGCGCATTTCTCCCAGAACACATAACCAAATCACACAAGCTCGATCTTGTTACAAAGACATTATCCGTACCTACACAATGCGGAAAATTACACTCGAATCGGTGCAGAGGAACCGGAGATATTCGATCGGAAATCGAGAGGAGAAGCACACTCTGGAAGTCTGGAGGCCGGTTCCTGAGCCAGCGAGGCCAACCAGGGGGGCGGCAATCCGCGGCATCGGATGCGGCGCGTGGATGACCGTCGGATGGGGACAGATCGGACGTCGCGCGTTTGATGCGGGGCGCTAGGGGGAGCGATCCGCGGCAACGCCCCCTTGACCAATCAGCGCGCGGCTTTCGGCCCTCTCCGGCTCGCCCGTCTTCCCGACGTCTCCCACTATTTAACCAGCGCTCCCTCCGCCCCGACCTACTCACCCAGCTCACAAGCATCTCCCTCACCTCCGGCGAAAAACACACCAGAGCTCACCTCTCCCCTCGCTTCCTCGCGAAAATGTCGACTGAAGTGGCTGCTGCCGACATCCCGGTGCCTCAGGTGGAGGTAGCCGCCGACGCCGCCGTTGACACACCGGCGGCGAAGCCGGCCAAGGCGCCCAAGGCGGCCAAGGCCAAGAAGTCCACTGGCCCGAAGAAGCCCCGCGTCACCCCGGCCCACCCGTCGTACGCCGAGGTAAGCCCCCGAGTCCTTCGCCGTCGTTCCTCGTTCCGTCTGTTCTCCCGTGTTTCCCCTGATCTGACTTTGGTTTTGTCCGTTCGTGCGTGCTCAGATGGTGTCGGAGGCGATCGCCGCCCTGAAGGAGAGGAGCGGGTCGAGCACCATCGCGATCGGCAAGTTCATCGAGGATAAGCACAAGGCGCACCTCCCGGCCAACTTCCGCAAGATCCTGCTGACCCAGATGAAGAAGCTCGTCGCCGCCGGCAAGCTGACCAAGGTCAAGGGCTCCTACAAGCTCGCCAAGGCCCCCGCCGCCGTCAAGCCCAAGACGGCGACCAAGAAGAAGCCCGCCGCCAAGCCCAAGTCCAAGGCGCCAGCCAAGAAGACGGCCGCCAAGTCCCCGGCCAAGAAGGCCGCcgcgaagcccaaggccaaggccccAGCCAAGGCCAAGGCGGCGGCGAAGCCGAAGGCGGCTGCCAAGCCCAAGGCCAAGGCTGCCGCCAAGAAGGCGCCTGCTGCTGCGACCCCGAAGAAGCCTGTTGCCCGGAAGCCGCCCACCAAGAGGGCGACGCCGGTGAAGAAGGCCGCTCCGGCCAAGAAGCCCGCGGCCAAGAAGGCCAAGAAGTAGAGGCCGCTTGACGGACCTAGATGCCCTGGCGGTAGTATTGAGTAGCCTAATTCTCTGTTCGGTGTTGTCGGTCAAGAGCTTCTTGACTGTGTCTTGGGCGGCGGTGGGCTGTAAATCTGATCTATCTGTGCCGGGGGTGTACCCTTGTCGAGGAATAGTGGTATCCATGGGAATCAGTTGTACTAGTAGTAGTAACCAGTGTAATTGAGTCTTTTTATTATCGCAGCAATATCCATGAGCTATTTGTCAAAATTACCGTGTTTCATTTCGAGATCTGAAATTGAGTTCGTATCTTTTGTAGTATTGTCAATGCCAATCTCCTAGATTTATTTTGCTAAGGATGATTCTGCGTTAATGGCCACCTCAATTTACATGCTAGATTTTCAGGAAATCTTACTTATGCAGGGAGATGAATGGATGCCTACTTTCATCAAGAAAGTAAGAAACGTTAGTTATGCAGGGAGAGGAATGGAATCgtgaacagagagagagagagagagagcacagtaAGCTAACTAGCCCGTCCATGGCGATGCCGGCGGTGTCCGTCGGCCGTCGACGCGTGGATATGCCTGCTTTCAGCGAGATGTATGGTGGCTGCGGGGCAAGATTCGCAGGAGCCTCTCCGTTTCGGTGGGGCGGGCAGTGGCAGAGACGTTTCGGGTGGGGGCGCGCGCTTTCGCTTTCAATTTTCGCCTTGCTACCCGTCCCGCCTGCAGTGTTTCCCTTTCCGCGCTTCCGAAACCCACGCCAGTGGGCAGCAAGCGTGTGGATGTACGCTCTACAGGAGTGGCTGAACGTGGGCCTGTTTGATTGAAGCGTACCTACGCCATGTGTGGCATGCCACAGCATTTGCGGCGAgtaaattgttagccacacttctGGGAGGGCTTGACAACAAAACCTGTTTATGACATGTGGGGTTGGGTGCTAAAAAATCATGGCACGCCATGAGTGAGGCAGAGAAACAAGCACTAGCCTAAGAAAGTGTGGCATGCCTAACATGTCTAGGACCCAAACCAAGGAGACATTGAAGGTTCAAGCCAGTGTCGAATTATTGAAGACAACGATTCAATTAACTGATGGTGCAGATCCATGAATGGCTCACAAGTGGAATTGGACGGCTCGGATGGACAAGGGGCTGGGCTTGGGCTCTGTACCCCCCATCCCTCTCTGTTCGCGGCGGCGGTGGAGTAAACTGTGACGGCGAAAGCAGTGACGGTGAATCATTCAGGCACAAACCAACAAGTCCGATAAGGCTGCTTAGGGATACTCTCCTTGTAAAATTTCTATaggtataaagatgctctataggtatctccgaatgtgtttgttgtgttggcatagatcgagattatgatttgtcactccgagtatcggagaggtatctctgggccctctccgtaatacacatcataagaagccttgcaagtaaagtgactaatgagttagttgcaggatgatgtattatggaacgagtaagagacttgccggtaatgagattgaactaggtatgaagataccgaagatcgaatctcgggcatgtaacataccgatgacaaagggaataacatatgtttgtcataacagttcgacttataaagatctttgtagaatatgtgggagccaatataagcatctaggttccactattcgttattgaccggagatgtgtctcggtcatgtctacatagttctcgaacccgtaggttccgcacacTTAGCGTTTgatgatgatattgtattatataagttatgtgatttggtgaccaaatgttgtttggagtcccggatgagatcacagacatgacaaggagtctcgaaatggtcgagaggtaaatattgatatataggacgatggtattcggacaccggaagtgttccggagggtaccgagtacatatcgggtcaccgaaaggggttccgggcacccccggcaaaagatatggcccTTTTGGGCCaggaggggaaacgcaccagccaccagGAGatggcgccccccatatgggccgaaccaggaggaaaaggaaagaggggaagggaaagggaaagggaaaggggggggggattcggcctcccccttccttccctcctccttcctctttccttcctctccgacaaataaggaagggggggggcgaattgtggagagaccccaagtaggattcgacctacttggggcgcccctggcTGCCACCCTGAGGGAATTCTGGActgtggggtcctcggggagccgacCTATGTGACATGGGACAGacggatgggccgtgaagatacgagatagaaggccttctcccgtgtccggatgggactctcctttgcgtggatggcaagcttgacgtccggatgtatagtttccttcctctataaaccgactttgtacaaccctagtcccctccggtgcctatataaactggagggtgtaGTCCATAGGGAGGAGaacagtcatacaggctagacatctagggtttagccattacgatctcgaggtagatcaactcctgtaacccctatactcatgaaattcaatcaagcaggaagtagggtattatctccattaagagggcccgaacctgggtaaacatcatgtcccctgcctcctgttaccttcgatccttagacgcacagttcgggaccccctacccgagatctaccggttttgacaccgacattggtgctttcatttgagagttccactgtgccgtcgctggaaggctcgatggctccatcgatcatctgtaacaataccgccttgagggagacttttctccctggccaAATCTTcgcatttggcggcttcgcactatgcgccaactcgattggccatctggagcagatcgacagctacaccctggtcatcagattagttttggaaatctgaactacatcgctgacatccgaggagacttgatcttccaagggttcgcgaccCTAATCaccactctggccttagatccagagcacaccgtcaggtccgaagacgggagtttaaAGCCCACCGCACTCTGTGCAGCTATAGAGCCTGACGCCGGAGAACTGGAGAGGATCGCATCACCGGTAGGCCTGGAGTCACGCCAGTCCCCCGCTATCCACATGGAGCCATACTCGCCTCCGGACACCAATTCTGAACTCTTGAGATCCACATCATATGAGCTTGGCTAGGGAACTTCTGTCCCGCCCTGCTCCACGGACTCTTACTTCCCTGTCCAAACCTCACTCTTAAACaaggccctggacttaatgcgatctctcgccattgcAGAAGAACCGCTGCCAAACTACGCCCAGCCCACACTAGGGGCTGAGAGtggggaattttacatcccacccaccacccacttcatagccactatcgaggacttaaccgatatgcttgattacgcttccgaagacatcgacaacaTGGATGACGATGCCAGAGAACAACAAAGCCAGAACCCGCCTTTTACCGGACGCTGGATGACCACTTCCACGTAtgccgtgtacatggtggacacatccAAAGAGGATGACAACGATGGTGGGAAGGATCCAGCCGAGGACAAGCCTCCCGTAGCACCACCAAagtgtcgacgtcagcggcgctgctcgaaatcgcgtcgcgaaaaagacagcaataccggcatcgGAGACAATGATACTCCGGataacgccgaagaccaagaagcccctatcgaaccaacatctgagcatgatgattgggaggatgggcaagtcaaccccgacgaTCCTATCGGGAACGAGGGTTCATAGGATAGTAACTACTTAACGATCTTCGAAGAGGACGAGAGCCTCAACGatgaagatttcatcatgccagaggaacccctcgaacaagagcgctttaagcgccggctaatagccactgcaggaagcctgaaaaagaagcagcaatggcttcaagctgatcaggatctgctcaatgatagatggactaatgtcctggcagccgaggaatacagcctcTAACACCCAACTAAGAGTTACTCGAAGTGCAatctgctaccccaattcgatgatgaggccccaGAGCCTATACCGCCAATGCGTAACGCTGTCGACGGACATGACCTACCACCACATGGCCAGGACAGAgcagcaactcaagccgaacaccagcctgcaccaccCCTCCATAAAGGCAGAAAGGCAGCAGCGACATGATACACTtatgacctacgacaggacctggcTAATAGAGCCGGTCATGCAAGATCAatttatggatcaagggggcgtgccccagcgcgagaagacgaccatcaggcctggcgcgacaagcacaacTTCACCCGGGCCAAAAACCACATACAGACTCCATCCGAATTGCCTCGTGACAT
Above is a window of Triticum dicoccoides isolate Atlit2015 ecotype Zavitan chromosome 5B, WEW_v2.0, whole genome shotgun sequence DNA encoding:
- the LOC119312242 gene encoding histone H1-like; amino-acid sequence: MSTEVAAADIPVPQVEVAADAAVDTPAAKPAKAPKAAKAKKSTGPKKPRVTPAHPSYAEMVSEAIAALKERSGSSTIAIGKFIEDKHKAHLPANFRKILLTQMKKLVAAGKLTKVKGSYKLAKAPAAVKPKTATKKKPAAKPKSKAPAKKTAAKSPAKKAAAKPKAKAPAKAKAAAKPKAAAKPKAKAAAKKAPAAATPKKPVARKPPTKRATPVKKAAPAKKPAAKKAKK